From Marivirga harenae, one genomic window encodes:
- a CDS encoding efflux RND transporter permease subunit, giving the protein MSDQNKKKVEKEFGLTTLSVNNRTTVYVLALLIVVLGVFSYINLPKENFPEISQPTIYVGTPHPGNSPADMEKLITRPLEKEINTISSVDNIKSTSVQDFSTIIIEFTTETDVDEALQEVKDAVDQAKSELPSDLQDDPNVFELNVAEFPIMNINLSGNYSVETLNSYAEYLEEEMEKFPEMSKAEIRGVDDKEVRIMVDPLEMEARKISFNDIETAVQQENMTMSGGNIKLGKIRRTVSISGEYNDPKDLENLIIKNENANIVYLKDIATIEFDYKEKQSYARLNNEAVVMVDAVKRSGENLLILTDKIYEVVENAKAEVFPEDLVVTITNDQSQQTRDQVSSLENNIISGVILVVLVLLFFLGTRNALFVGIAIPMSMFMAFMILGALGITINMIVLFSLIMALGMLVDNGIVVVENVYRLMEEGYSPIKATKIGVGEVAMPIISSTATTLAAFLPLAFWPGLIGEFMKYLPITLIITLGSSLFVALVINPVFIASFMRLDEGGKLNYKRIWRIAGISFAIGAIFILLKVYAIGNLAILFGALGLLNTYILTPLSRKFQRGLLPAVERLYSRTLGFAVQGWNPYFFLGGTVVALVGSVMLLGAFTPNVLFFPENEPKYVNVFVEFPVGTDVEYTNEFSKKIENEVKDVITPYSDIVESVVANVGRGASDPSDPTAMGQSDTPNKGRITVNFVEFKYREGVSTTKVMNEIREAVSDKYAGVSITVDKDQAGPPTGKPLNIEISGEDYDKLIQITEDLTVFINKQSIGGIEDLKNDLEVGKPELTVNIDRESARRFGLSTATIATEIRTGLFGKEISKYKEGEDDYEIQLRYTDEYRYDVDALINKKITYRDQSSGKVNQVPISAVADVSYTSTYGSINRKELDRVVTVYSNILDGYNATNVNNQLKAAMKEFEVPAGYEVKFTGEQEEQAEELEFLSIALLLAVFLIFLIIVAQFNRLTAPFIIMSSVVFSTIGVFLGLVVFQMDFVIVMTMIGIISLAGIVVNNAIVLIDFIEISKSNKKLNLEEGESLTYEMVKEAVMLAGKTRLRPVLLTAITTIIGLIPLAIGFNFDFIQLFTSYDPDFYLGGDSVMFWEPICWTIIFGLSFATFLTLVIVPVMYLIANQLNAKFGIGR; this is encoded by the coding sequence ATGAGTGATCAAAATAAAAAGAAAGTAGAAAAGGAGTTTGGGCTGACGACTTTATCGGTCAATAACAGAACAACAGTTTATGTATTGGCTTTATTGATAGTGGTTTTAGGTGTGTTTTCTTATATCAACTTACCAAAAGAAAACTTCCCGGAAATCTCGCAGCCTACGATTTACGTTGGAACACCTCATCCTGGAAATTCTCCAGCGGATATGGAAAAATTGATTACCCGTCCTTTGGAAAAGGAAATCAATACGATTTCCTCTGTGGACAATATAAAATCCACTTCTGTTCAGGATTTTTCTACCATCATCATTGAATTTACAACCGAAACCGATGTGGACGAAGCGCTTCAAGAGGTAAAGGATGCAGTAGACCAAGCCAAGTCTGAACTTCCATCCGATTTGCAGGATGACCCCAATGTATTTGAGCTTAATGTAGCGGAATTCCCTATTATGAATATAAATCTTTCTGGTAATTACAGTGTCGAAACTTTGAATTCGTACGCTGAATACTTAGAGGAAGAAATGGAGAAATTCCCTGAAATGTCTAAAGCAGAAATTAGAGGTGTTGATGACAAGGAAGTTCGCATCATGGTGGATCCTTTAGAAATGGAAGCACGAAAAATCAGTTTTAATGATATTGAAACAGCAGTGCAGCAGGAAAATATGACCATGTCTGGGGGTAATATCAAATTAGGGAAGATTAGAAGAACTGTATCAATATCCGGTGAATATAATGATCCCAAGGATTTGGAAAATTTGATTATTAAAAATGAAAATGCCAATATCGTTTACCTTAAAGATATAGCCACTATTGAATTTGATTACAAGGAGAAACAGAGTTATGCTCGCTTGAATAATGAAGCAGTAGTGATGGTTGATGCTGTAAAAAGAAGTGGTGAAAACCTCTTGATTTTGACAGATAAAATCTATGAAGTGGTGGAGAACGCTAAAGCAGAGGTTTTTCCTGAAGACTTAGTGGTTACGATAACAAATGATCAATCACAGCAAACTAGAGACCAGGTTAGTAGTTTGGAAAACAATATTATCTCTGGTGTTATCTTGGTGGTCTTAGTGCTTTTATTCTTTTTAGGAACTAGAAATGCGCTTTTTGTTGGTATCGCCATTCCAATGTCGATGTTTATGGCGTTCATGATATTGGGAGCTCTGGGTATTACCATTAACATGATTGTACTTTTTTCACTGATTATGGCATTAGGAATGCTGGTGGACAATGGTATTGTGGTCGTGGAAAATGTGTATCGATTAATGGAGGAAGGCTATTCCCCGATCAAAGCCACCAAAATAGGAGTAGGGGAAGTAGCTATGCCAATTATTTCATCCACTGCTACCACGCTAGCTGCCTTTTTACCCTTGGCATTTTGGCCGGGGCTAATCGGTGAATTCATGAAATATTTACCTATTACGTTAATAATCACTTTAGGGTCTTCTTTATTTGTGGCTTTGGTAATCAATCCGGTCTTCATCGCCTCATTTATGCGATTGGACGAAGGAGGAAAACTCAACTATAAAAGAATTTGGAGAATAGCTGGTATTTCATTTGCCATAGGCGCAATATTTATCCTATTGAAAGTTTATGCCATAGGTAATCTAGCTATTTTATTTGGAGCACTTGGCCTTTTAAACACATACATTCTAACCCCACTTTCGCGAAAATTCCAAAGAGGATTGTTGCCAGCTGTAGAAAGGTTGTATTCTCGGACTTTAGGCTTTGCAGTGCAAGGATGGAATCCTTACTTCTTTCTAGGTGGGACTGTTGTAGCTTTAGTGGGCTCAGTGATGTTGCTAGGTGCATTTACTCCGAATGTCTTGTTTTTTCCGGAAAATGAGCCCAAGTATGTAAATGTTTTTGTAGAATTCCCGGTAGGAACAGATGTTGAATATACCAATGAGTTTTCCAAGAAAATAGAGAATGAAGTTAAAGACGTTATTACTCCATACTCTGATATAGTAGAGTCGGTTGTAGCTAATGTGGGGAGAGGAGCTAGTGATCCTAGTGATCCGACTGCTATGGGCCAATCCGATACGCCCAACAAGGGAAGGATAACCGTCAATTTTGTGGAATTCAAATATAGAGAAGGAGTTTCCACTACAAAAGTTATGAATGAGATTCGAGAGGCGGTTTCTGATAAGTATGCGGGAGTTTCCATCACGGTAGATAAAGATCAAGCAGGACCACCTACGGGTAAACCATTAAATATTGAAATTAGTGGTGAGGATTATGATAAATTGATTCAAATTACCGAAGATCTGACTGTATTTATCAATAAACAAAGTATTGGCGGAATTGAAGACTTGAAGAATGACTTGGAAGTTGGTAAGCCTGAATTGACAGTAAATATTGATCGGGAAAGTGCAAGGAGATTTGGCTTGAGTACCGCCACCATTGCCACTGAAATCAGGACTGGACTTTTTGGAAAGGAGATTTCTAAATACAAGGAAGGTGAAGATGATTACGAGATTCAATTGCGCTATACAGATGAATATCGTTATGATGTTGACGCCTTAATTAATAAAAAGATCACTTACAGAGATCAATCCTCCGGAAAAGTGAATCAAGTGCCAATCAGCGCTGTGGCGGATGTTAGTTATACCAGTACTTATGGTTCAATCAATCGAAAAGAATTGGATAGGGTAGTAACCGTTTATTCCAATATATTGGATGGTTATAATGCCACAAATGTAAATAACCAATTAAAAGCCGCTATGAAAGAATTTGAGGTTCCGGCTGGTTATGAGGTGAAATTCACAGGTGAGCAAGAGGAACAAGCAGAGGAATTGGAATTTTTAAGTATTGCATTATTATTGGCAGTATTTTTAATCTTTTTGATCATTGTTGCTCAATTTAATAGATTAACAGCACCATTTATCATCATGAGTTCTGTGGTTTTCAGTACCATTGGGGTTTTCTTGGGGCTTGTAGTTTTTCAAATGGATTTCGTGATTGTAATGACCATGATTGGAATTATATCACTGGCGGGTATTGTGGTAAATAATGCCATAGTACTGATAGATTTCATTGAAATTAGTAAATCCAATAAGAAATTAAACCTTGAAGAAGGCGAAAGTTTAACTTATGAGATGGTAAAAGAGGCAGTAATGCTGGCAGGGAAAACACGTTTGAGACCCGTATTGCTAACTGCTATAACGACCATTATAGGTTTAATTCCTTTGGCTATAGGTTTCAATTTCGATTTCATTCAATTATTTACAAGCTACGATCCAGACTTTTACCTTGGTGGA